In one Butyrivibrio proteoclasticus B316 genomic region, the following are encoded:
- a CDS encoding M18 family aminopeptidase codes for MAKKTSSKVNNTYKDITARMLNFIDESPTCFQVIDNLKKRLVAEGYEELDEAKEWKIAPAGKGKGGKYFVTRNDSSIISFRVPKKDFKGFYMIASHSDSPSFKIKENPEMEVPGAYIKLNVEKYGGMLCAEWFDRPLSVAGRLIVKGKNGKAETKLVNVDKDLLMLPALAIHMNREANDGYKYNAQKDMLPIFGDDSAKDKFFDVVAKAAGVKKDDIYSHDLFLYNRVKPTVWGASDEYIASSRLDDQECVYTTFEGFLNAADSENVAVHCVFDNEEVGSGTKQGAASTFLKDTLTRINECLGRTNEQYYTAVAQSFMISADNAHAIHPNNLDKADPVNRPVMNKGIVIKYNANQRYTTDAVSAATFKIMCEKAGVPYQSFTNRSDMPGGSTLGNISTTQVAVNTVDIGLAQLAMHSPYETAGSKDPEYLAAVSQVFYES; via the coding sequence ATGGCAAAGAAAACAAGTTCAAAAGTTAATAATACATATAAAGATATTACAGCCAGAATGCTGAATTTCATTGATGAGAGCCCAACATGTTTTCAGGTGATCGACAACCTCAAAAAGAGACTTGTTGCAGAAGGCTATGAAGAGCTTGATGAAGCTAAAGAGTGGAAAATAGCTCCTGCAGGTAAAGGCAAGGGTGGCAAGTATTTTGTTACCAGAAACGATTCCTCAATCATCTCTTTCAGGGTACCTAAAAAGGATTTCAAAGGCTTTTACATGATTGCCAGCCACAGTGATTCACCTTCTTTTAAGATCAAAGAGAATCCTGAGATGGAGGTTCCTGGGGCATACATTAAGCTTAATGTTGAGAAATACGGCGGAATGCTCTGTGCTGAATGGTTTGACAGACCTCTATCCGTAGCCGGAAGACTGATTGTTAAGGGCAAAAACGGCAAGGCTGAAACAAAGCTAGTAAATGTGGATAAGGATCTTTTGATGCTTCCTGCTCTTGCTATTCATATGAACAGAGAAGCTAATGACGGATACAAGTATAACGCCCAGAAGGATATGCTTCCTATTTTCGGTGACGACAGTGCCAAGGATAAGTTCTTTGATGTAGTTGCCAAGGCAGCAGGCGTTAAAAAAGACGATATCTATAGTCACGATCTCTTTTTATATAACAGGGTTAAACCTACAGTATGGGGAGCTTCTGATGAATATATAGCAAGCTCACGACTTGATGATCAGGAGTGTGTATACACTACCTTCGAAGGCTTCCTTAATGCTGCTGATTCTGAAAACGTTGCAGTTCACTGCGTGTTTGATAATGAAGAGGTTGGAAGCGGAACCAAGCAGGGTGCGGCTTCTACATTTTTAAAGGATACGCTCACAAGGATCAATGAATGTCTTGGAAGGACCAATGAGCAGTATTACACTGCTGTTGCCCAGAGCTTTATGATTTCAGCTGATAATGCACATGCTATTCATCCTAATAACCTTGATAAGGCAGACCCTGTCAACAGACCGGTTATGAATAAGGGAATAGTTATCAAGTACAATGCTAATCAGAGATATACTACAGATGCTGTTTCAGCCGCTACTTTTAAGATTATGTGTGAAAAAGCAGGTGTTCCTTACCAGAGCTTTACAAATCGTTCGGATATGCCTGGAGGATCTACACTCGGTAATATTTCAACAACTCAGGTAGCTGTCAATACTGTAGATATTGGCCTTGCACAGCTTGCCATGCACTCTCCATATGAGACAGCAGGAAGTAAGGACCCTGAGTATCTTGCAGCTGTATCGCAGGTTTTTTACGAGAGCTGA
- a CDS encoding SseB family protein — translation MGIFDLFGGKKASESAKEQEQLSAAAQKEKEMQAAMDAHADLEWPGFPKLNPVNAPELEAPQMPETVSEERKNEIGEMIYDADLSPDSLRFLSGQELLFLLTALEVFHKKAPLPGFENNHRKVYNELLSRVRDAEILYVLYDATTGYPFIDHGFGNVYFEKELAQKAAEIFARQFRRLMVREIKVENPDDTSAVKRGFFDYLYYIGIENIIVDNGAYRARFKRNEIVAAPGEWNSEDLGKNPVNPALNFAMLDFMEELRWPVKYEKRDDVVRAKEMRMLALIRSSNFIIPMQHEGPVEVLEDGRMQFNKDTKFKFLVLNTKDDKHFLPVFTDAIEFGKKLRGSEWNAAVFKYQDILKFMGDKDGITINPEGQSVVLPKDRMMMLEVAGQQADKMKAQAGAVNRTTGSSASDSQEVAVQKALNQAMARMNENKES, via the coding sequence ATGGGTATATTTGATTTGTTCGGAGGGAAAAAAGCTTCTGAGAGCGCCAAGGAACAGGAACAGCTCAGCGCAGCAGCTCAGAAGGAAAAAGAGATGCAGGCAGCAATGGATGCGCATGCAGATCTTGAATGGCCGGGATTTCCCAAGCTCAATCCGGTAAACGCACCGGAGCTTGAGGCGCCACAGATGCCTGAAACAGTATCTGAGGAGAGAAAAAATGAGATTGGTGAGATGATCTATGATGCGGATTTATCACCGGATTCTCTGAGATTTTTATCAGGACAGGAACTTCTATTTCTGTTGACAGCACTTGAGGTATTCCACAAAAAGGCTCCACTTCCGGGATTTGAGAATAATCACAGGAAGGTTTACAATGAGCTTCTTTCAAGGGTAAGAGATGCAGAAATACTCTATGTTTTGTATGATGCTACTACCGGATATCCTTTTATTGATCACGGTTTTGGAAATGTCTATTTTGAAAAAGAGCTTGCCCAAAAGGCAGCAGAGATTTTTGCCAGGCAGTTCAGAAGGCTTATGGTAAGAGAGATCAAAGTAGAGAATCCGGATGATACATCTGCTGTTAAGAGAGGCTTCTTTGATTATCTTTATTACATCGGTATTGAAAATATTATTGTGGATAACGGTGCATACAGGGCTAGATTTAAGAGAAATGAGATTGTAGCTGCTCCGGGCGAGTGGAATAGCGAGGACCTTGGTAAGAATCCTGTTAATCCGGCACTTAATTTTGCAATGCTTGATTTTATGGAAGAACTCAGGTGGCCGGTTAAATATGAGAAGAGAGATGATGTTGTAAGAGCCAAAGAGATGAGAATGCTTGCTCTTATAAGATCAAGTAACTTTATCATCCCTATGCAGCATGAAGGCCCTGTAGAGGTTCTTGAAGACGGAAGAATGCAGTTTAATAAAGATACCAAGTTTAAATTTCTTGTTCTCAACACCAAGGATGATAAGCATTTCCTTCCGGTGTTTACAGATGCTATAGAATTTGGCAAGAAGCTTAGAGGATCTGAGTGGAATGCCGCTGTATTCAAATATCAGGATATTCTGAAATTCATGGGTGATAAGGACGGAATCACCATCAATCCTGAAGGACAGAGTGTTGTTCTTCCCAAGGACAGGATGATGATGCTGGAGGTTGCCGGACAGCAGGCTGACAAGATGAAGGCACAGGCAGGAGCTGTTAACAGAACTACAGGAAGCAGTGCCTCAGATTCACAGGAAGTTGCTGTGCAGAAGGCACTTAATCAGGCAATGGCCCGCATGAACGAGAACAAAGAAAGCTAA